A genomic stretch from Bradyrhizobium sp. 195 includes:
- a CDS encoding TIGR02281 family clan AA aspartic protease yields the protein MIRFLLVLVMLAGTAGAVVAYGDPDQIARASHKVSHIFRGQTATPAPAVQIPRGQGGEFALRAKINGVAAPMVIDTGATSVVLTWETAKAIGLPLEMLEYDVDLETAGGHTKAARLTLERLSVGHLVEKSVPALVVQRGQMKTNLLGMSFLDRLESWGVRADKLMLTGYPELQSGHRRSRTAID from the coding sequence ATGATCCGCTTCCTGCTCGTTCTCGTCATGCTCGCCGGCACGGCAGGTGCGGTCGTCGCCTATGGCGATCCCGATCAGATCGCGCGCGCCAGCCACAAGGTCTCGCACATTTTTCGCGGGCAGACGGCGACGCCCGCCCCCGCCGTGCAGATCCCACGCGGTCAGGGCGGCGAATTTGCGCTGCGTGCGAAGATCAACGGTGTCGCAGCGCCGATGGTGATCGATACCGGTGCGACATCGGTCGTGCTGACCTGGGAAACCGCGAAAGCAATCGGGCTGCCGCTCGAGATGCTCGAATACGACGTCGATCTCGAAACCGCCGGTGGTCATACCAAGGCAGCTCGCCTCACGCTGGAGCGCCTCTCCGTCGGCCATCTGGTTGAAAAATCGGTGCCGGCCCTCGTCGTTCAGCGCGGGCAGATGAAGACCAATCTGCTCGGCATGAGCTTCCTCGACCGCCTGGAAAGCTGGGGCGTCCGCGCCGACAAGCTGATGCTCACGGGCTATCCCGAGCTTCAGAGCGGCCACCGCCGCTCGCGCACGGCGATCGACTAA
- a CDS encoding catalase: MIRNPTGGATPGAIVATLKAMTVGSPKARASFARGRCVRGTYIPSDRAEEITKSRSFTAASRVLARFSVDGGNPRMPGADDPVLRGFSFRLGDINHHSDILTQSAPIHYARTAAQMLAYLKARVPGPDGRPDPEKLRAFSAANSETLHQATYLAAHPLPASFADTTYWAVHAFPATNRSGETQFIKFKVVPVGSQAAPTEDTTETKPEGLLQDDLESRIAARDIRFSLMAVLGRAGDPLLDVTIRWPEEDHRETVRLGTIVITAIEANEACNASAFNPANLAEGIGYPPDEIFAVRRAAYTISRARRR, encoded by the coding sequence ATGATCCGGAACCCAACCGGCGGCGCCACGCCCGGGGCGATCGTCGCTACGCTGAAAGCGATGACCGTTGGCTCGCCAAAAGCACGCGCCAGCTTTGCCAGAGGCCGCTGCGTCCGGGGGACGTATATCCCGTCGGATCGGGCGGAGGAAATCACGAAGTCCCGGAGTTTCACTGCCGCGTCACGCGTGCTGGCGCGCTTCTCCGTGGACGGCGGCAATCCACGCATGCCAGGCGCAGATGATCCCGTGCTGCGCGGGTTTAGCTTCAGGCTCGGAGACATCAACCATCATTCCGACATTCTCACACAGAGCGCTCCCATTCACTATGCGAGGACTGCCGCGCAGATGTTGGCATATTTGAAGGCTCGCGTTCCCGGACCGGACGGACGGCCCGATCCGGAGAAACTCAGGGCATTCTCCGCGGCCAATTCCGAGACGCTGCATCAGGCCACCTACCTGGCCGCCCATCCGCTTCCCGCAAGCTTTGCCGATACCACCTACTGGGCCGTACACGCCTTTCCCGCGACAAATCGGAGTGGCGAGACTCAATTCATCAAATTCAAGGTCGTGCCGGTCGGCAGTCAAGCCGCACCGACCGAAGACACGACCGAAACAAAACCTGAAGGCCTCCTGCAGGACGATTTGGAAAGCCGGATCGCGGCGCGCGACATCCGGTTCAGCCTGATGGCGGTGCTGGGTCGTGCCGGAGACCCTTTACTGGACGTCACGATCCGATGGCCGGAAGAGGACCACCGGGAGACGGTGCGGCTCGGGACAATCGTGATCACGGCAATTGAAGCCAACGAAGCGTGCAATGCATCGGCCTTCAATCCGGCAAACCTCGCCGAGGGCATCGGGTATCCTCCCGACGAGATCTTTGCGGTCCGCCGCGCCGCCTACACGATCTCACGGGCTAGGCGCCGCTGA
- a CDS encoding helix-turn-helix domain-containing protein, translating to MKQNGLYGQNVQRYLHLERQPSSLITRSLRNAEIAVTEVLDDNPVEGPSGQMDIQDAYMVGLKLYDYPNAERWERGGPATKIDIRAGSTHLYDMKKNPSFIINQPLHFLIFYLPRSALNSISEQFNAPRVGELPSQLGTGHDDPIIRHIGGTLLQALRRPAETNQLFIDYAMLAFTAHAAQTYGGLRTIRALSRGGLAPWQIKRACERLDSDLGGTLSLPQIAAEFGLSVSHFSRAFRISTGLPPHQWLLRQRVNAAKQLMTARDLSLSEIAISAGFANQSHFTRVFSAQVGASPAAWRRETQGTGESES from the coding sequence ATGAAACAGAACGGTCTCTACGGTCAGAATGTTCAACGGTACCTTCATCTCGAGCGTCAACCGTCCTCGTTGATCACGCGTTCGCTGCGCAATGCCGAGATCGCGGTTACCGAGGTGCTGGATGATAACCCGGTGGAAGGCCCTTCCGGCCAGATGGATATTCAGGATGCTTATATGGTCGGCCTGAAACTTTACGATTACCCCAACGCCGAACGCTGGGAGCGCGGCGGGCCTGCCACAAAGATCGATATTCGTGCGGGCTCGACGCATCTGTACGACATGAAGAAAAATCCGAGTTTCATCATCAACCAACCGTTACATTTCCTTATTTTCTATCTGCCGCGCTCGGCGCTCAACTCTATCTCTGAGCAGTTCAACGCGCCGCGCGTCGGTGAACTCCCCTCGCAGCTCGGTACCGGTCATGACGATCCGATCATCCGTCATATTGGGGGGACGCTACTGCAAGCGTTGCGTCGGCCGGCCGAGACCAACCAGCTCTTCATCGATTACGCGATGCTCGCATTTACCGCGCATGCCGCGCAAACCTATGGCGGGCTGCGAACCATCCGCGCGCTGTCTCGTGGCGGTCTCGCCCCATGGCAGATAAAGCGCGCCTGCGAACGGCTCGACTCCGACCTCGGCGGGACGCTTTCATTGCCACAGATCGCGGCCGAGTTTGGCCTCTCGGTCAGCCATTTTTCGCGCGCGTTTCGCATCTCGACCGGCCTGCCGCCGCACCAATGGCTGCTGCGCCAGCGTGTGAACGCGGCCAAGCAGTTGATGACCGCGCGAGACCTGTCGCTGTCCGAAATTGCGATCTCGGCCGGGTTTGCCAATCAAAGCCACTTTACGCGGGTGTTTTCGGCGCAAGTCGGCGCCAGCCCCGCGGCGTGGCGCCGCGAAACGCAGGGCACCGGGGAGAGCGAAAGCTGA
- the dusA gene encoding tRNA dihydrouridine(20/20a) synthase DusA: protein MMDWTDRHCRVFHRHLTRRALLYTEMLTTGAIIHGDRERLLGFDAIEHPVALQLGGSDPRELAQAAAIGEAFGYDEINLNVGCPSDRVKDGRFGACLMAEPELVARCVEAMKRAVAVPVTVKCRIGIDDQDPEVALDALARGVVDAGCDALIVHARKAWLNGLSPKENRDIPPLDYERVYRLKRAMPGVPVIINGGIPGLDEAKAHLEHVDGVMLGRAAYQEPWRLLAVDSDIFGEAAPHGSMQDALEAMMPYIEQQLARGTRLHAITRHFVGAFHAVPGARAFRRHLAEQGVKPGAGLEVLRDAIARVGARVPAEAA from the coding sequence ATGATGGATTGGACTGACCGGCACTGCCGGGTGTTCCATCGTCATCTGACGCGGCGGGCGCTGCTCTACACCGAGATGCTGACCACTGGCGCCATCATTCATGGCGACCGGGAGCGGCTGCTCGGGTTCGACGCGATCGAGCATCCGGTCGCACTTCAGCTTGGTGGCTCGGATCCGCGCGAGCTCGCGCAGGCGGCGGCGATCGGCGAGGCGTTCGGCTATGACGAGATCAATCTCAACGTTGGTTGCCCGTCCGATCGCGTGAAGGACGGCCGCTTCGGCGCCTGCCTCATGGCGGAGCCGGAGCTGGTGGCAAGGTGCGTCGAAGCAATGAAGCGCGCAGTCGCCGTTCCCGTCACGGTGAAGTGCCGTATCGGCATTGACGACCAGGATCCGGAGGTTGCGCTCGATGCGCTTGCGCGCGGGGTGGTCGACGCCGGCTGCGACGCGCTGATCGTGCATGCCCGCAAGGCTTGGCTCAACGGTTTGTCTCCGAAGGAGAACCGCGACATCCCGCCGCTCGACTATGAGCGCGTCTATCGCCTCAAGCGCGCAATGCCCGGTGTGCCCGTGATCATCAATGGCGGCATTCCTGGGCTCGACGAGGCGAAGGCGCATCTGGAACATGTCGACGGCGTGATGCTCGGCCGGGCCGCCTATCAGGAGCCGTGGCGGCTGCTCGCTGTCGATTCCGATATCTTCGGCGAAGCGGCCCCGCATGGATCCATGCAGGACGCGCTCGAGGCGATGATGCCCTATATCGAGCAGCAGCTCGCGCGCGGCACGCGGCTGCATGCGATCACGCGGCATTTCGTCGGCGCATTCCACGCCGTGCCCGGCGCACGGGCCTTCCGTCGCCATCTCGCAGAGCAGGGCGTGAAGCCGGGCGCCGGCCTCGAAGTGCTGCGCGATGCGATCGCGCGCGTCGGTGCACGCGTGCCGGCCGAGGCGGCGTAA
- a CDS encoding sensor histidine kinase has product MSNPAEKPEVVELPAEPVSAPSASSRRAAAQRVREARDKLTSTSGTRPAFDAEMLRQYAQTRLSASYVVMLLVVATGVLFGLWMQPIPAAAWTAGMLCIHSAMIRSCRRFLLEPSSPAATRAWRTRFVVLDLLYGLCWMAILIHPVLDMVTETLMMFLMLLVIAVSSMLAANLPIAALAATAPVAVAMALSFAMTGSLDNYVLAALALAAEGYFVLLAHRLHSSTFATLEARAEKDALIGELEQAKAISDEARHRAESANVAKSRFLAQMSHELRTPLNAILGFSEVMKSEIFGAHAVPVYKEYSADIHNSGVHLLNLINEILDLSRIEAGRYELNEEAVSLVGIVADCHHLMKLRASSRGITIHEVFEQAMPRLWADERAIRQVVLNLLSNSIKFTPQGGEIWLKAGWTASGGQYLSVKDSGSGIPEDEIPVVLASFGQGSNSIKSAEQGAGLGLPIAKNLIDLHGGTFTLKSKLRIGTEVIVTFPPERVMSALAPLSDDSPPLQPESSVLPDEKRRPRHKPIMSAGTGS; this is encoded by the coding sequence ATGAGTAACCCCGCTGAAAAGCCCGAGGTTGTGGAGCTTCCGGCCGAGCCGGTGAGCGCTCCATCGGCGAGCAGCCGAAGGGCTGCGGCGCAGCGGGTGCGCGAGGCCCGCGACAAGTTAACATCGACCAGCGGAACCCGGCCGGCCTTCGACGCCGAGATGCTGCGCCAATACGCCCAGACGCGGCTATCGGCTTCCTACGTCGTGATGCTGCTGGTGGTCGCAACCGGCGTGCTGTTCGGGCTGTGGATGCAGCCGATCCCGGCCGCAGCCTGGACCGCGGGCATGCTCTGCATCCACAGCGCCATGATCCGCAGTTGCCGGCGGTTCCTGCTCGAGCCCAGCTCTCCTGCCGCAACACGGGCATGGCGGACGCGCTTCGTCGTGCTCGACCTGCTCTATGGCCTGTGCTGGATGGCGATCCTGATCCATCCCGTGCTCGACATGGTCACGGAAACGCTGATGATGTTCCTGATGCTGCTGGTGATCGCAGTATCGAGCATGCTCGCCGCCAATCTGCCGATCGCAGCCCTTGCTGCCACCGCGCCGGTCGCGGTCGCAATGGCGCTGAGCTTTGCGATGACCGGCTCGCTGGACAATTACGTCCTGGCGGCGCTGGCGCTCGCCGCCGAAGGCTACTTCGTGCTGCTGGCGCATCGCCTGCATTCCTCCACCTTCGCCACGCTGGAAGCACGCGCCGAGAAGGACGCGCTGATCGGCGAGCTCGAACAGGCCAAGGCGATCTCGGACGAAGCGCGCCATCGCGCCGAATCCGCCAACGTCGCCAAGTCGCGCTTCCTCGCGCAGATGAGCCACGAGCTGCGCACGCCGCTGAATGCCATCCTCGGTTTCTCCGAGGTGATGAAGAGCGAGATCTTTGGCGCACATGCGGTGCCGGTCTACAAGGAATATTCCGCCGATATCCATAATTCCGGCGTGCACCTGCTCAACCTCATCAACGAGATCCTCGATCTGTCGCGGATCGAGGCCGGCCGCTACGAGCTGAACGAGGAAGCGGTGTCGCTGGTCGGCATCGTCGCCGACTGCCATCATCTGATGAAGCTGCGTGCCTCGAGCCGCGGCATCACCATCCACGAAGTGTTCGAGCAGGCCATGCCGCGGCTCTGGGCCGACGAGCGCGCGATCCGCCAGGTCGTGCTCAATCTGCTATCCAACTCGATCAAGTTCACCCCGCAGGGCGGCGAGATCTGGCTCAAGGCCGGCTGGACCGCTTCGGGCGGACAATATCTCTCTGTAAAGGATTCCGGCTCCGGCATTCCCGAGGACGAGATCCCGGTCGTGCTCGCCTCGTTCGGCCAGGGCTCCAACTCGATCAAGTCGGCCGAACAGGGCGCCGGTCTCGGTCTGCCGATCGCCAAGAATCTGATCGACCTGCATGGCGGCACGTTCACGCTGAAATCCAAGCTGCGCATCGGCACCGAGGTGATCGTCACCTTCCCGCCGGAGCGCGTCATGAGCGCGCTTGCACCGCTGTCGGATGATTCTCCGCCGCTCCAGCCGGAGAGTTCCGTACTGCCCGACGAGAAGCGCCGGCCGCGCCACAAGCCGATCATGAGCGCAGGCACGGGCTCGTAA
- a CDS encoding NAD(P)-dependent oxidoreductase encodes MAKVAFLGLGVMGFPMAGHLVKKGGHEVTVYNRTAAKAKEWADKFGGKTAVTPKAAAEDQDFVMCCVGNDNDLRAVTIGPDGAFAGMKKGATFVDHTTASAEVARELDAAATKAGFKFVDAPVSGGQAGAENGVLTVMCGGTQDAYSGAEPIITGAYARMCKLLGPAGSGQLTKMVNQICIAGLVQGLSEGIHFAKKSGLDVAAVIETISKGAAQSWQMENRYKTMNDDKYDFGFAVEWMRKDLSISLAEARRNGATLPVTALVDQFYAEVEKMGGKRWDTSSLLARLQR; translated from the coding sequence ATGGCTAAAGTCGCTTTCCTCGGTCTCGGCGTCATGGGCTTCCCCATGGCCGGACACCTCGTCAAAAAAGGGGGCCATGAGGTCACCGTCTACAACCGCACCGCGGCCAAGGCGAAGGAATGGGCGGACAAGTTCGGCGGCAAGACCGCGGTGACCCCGAAGGCCGCCGCCGAAGACCAGGATTTCGTGATGTGCTGCGTCGGCAACGACAACGATCTGCGCGCGGTCACGATCGGCCCCGACGGCGCCTTCGCCGGCATGAAGAAAGGTGCGACCTTCGTCGATCACACCACCGCCTCCGCCGAGGTCGCACGGGAGCTGGACGCAGCCGCCACCAAGGCCGGCTTCAAATTCGTCGATGCGCCGGTCTCCGGCGGCCAGGCCGGCGCCGAGAACGGCGTGCTGACGGTGATGTGCGGCGGCACGCAGGATGCCTATTCCGGCGCCGAGCCGATCATCACAGGCGCCTATGCGCGGATGTGCAAACTGCTCGGGCCCGCAGGAAGCGGCCAACTCACGAAGATGGTCAACCAGATCTGCATCGCCGGTCTGGTGCAGGGTCTCTCCGAGGGTATCCACTTCGCCAAGAAGAGTGGCCTCGACGTCGCCGCAGTGATCGAGACCATCTCCAAGGGCGCGGCGCAGTCCTGGCAGATGGAAAATCGCTACAAGACTATGAACGACGACAAATACGATTTCGGCTTCGCGGTCGAATGGATGCGCAAGGACCTCTCGATCTCGCTGGCTGAAGCCCGCCGCAACGGCGCGACCCTTCCGGTGACCGCACTCGTGGACCAGTTCTACGCCGAGGTCGAGAAGATGGGCGGCAAGCGCTGGGATACGTCGAGCCTGCTCGCGCGCCTGCAACGCTGA
- the nhaD gene encoding sodium:proton antiporter NhaD, which produces MLSAIAAVFIVAYAAIALEHPLGVNKSASALLGAGLLWTIYAMSVGDASLVNHQLDESVASTAQIVFFLIGAMTIVEVIDAHNGFEVITSIIRTTKQTTLMWIIGFVTFFLSSILDNLTTTIVMISLIQKLIGNKNDRLLFASIIVIAANAGGAWTVIGDVTTTMLWIGGQITPVSIMKAVFLPSLLNLLIPLLIIGYSVRGKDIGPPLQREAQALRVDLFERNLMFYLGLGTLVAVPVFKAVTHLAPFMGILFGLGILWLVGEIVHRHKDEDARRPLTLAHALTRIDMSSIVFFVGILMAVACLEHARVLEVLAKWLDATVGRLDIIVILLGLLSAIIDNVPLVAATMGMYNLTQYPPDSFIWEFIAYCAGTGGSILIIGSAAGVAAMGLEKIEFFWYARRIAGPALVGYLAGAVVYIVQYAALH; this is translated from the coding sequence TTGCTGAGCGCGATAGCCGCCGTTTTCATCGTTGCGTATGCAGCCATCGCGCTCGAACACCCGCTCGGCGTCAACAAGAGCGCTTCGGCTCTCCTGGGGGCGGGCCTGCTCTGGACCATCTATGCGATGTCCGTCGGCGACGCCTCGCTCGTCAACCACCAGCTCGACGAATCCGTCGCATCGACCGCGCAAATCGTCTTCTTCCTGATCGGCGCCATGACGATCGTCGAGGTGATCGACGCCCACAACGGCTTCGAAGTCATCACCTCGATCATCCGCACCACGAAGCAGACCACTCTGATGTGGATCATCGGCTTCGTGACGTTCTTCCTGAGCTCGATCCTCGACAATCTGACAACCACCATCGTGATGATCTCGCTGATCCAGAAGCTGATCGGCAACAAAAACGACCGCCTGCTGTTTGCGTCCATCATCGTGATTGCCGCCAATGCCGGCGGCGCCTGGACCGTGATCGGCGACGTCACGACGACGATGCTCTGGATCGGGGGCCAGATCACGCCTGTCAGCATCATGAAGGCGGTGTTCCTGCCGTCACTGCTCAATTTGCTGATACCGCTGCTCATCATCGGCTACTCCGTTAGGGGGAAGGACATCGGTCCGCCCCTGCAGCGGGAAGCGCAGGCTCTCAGAGTCGATCTGTTCGAGCGCAACCTGATGTTCTATCTCGGGCTCGGTACACTGGTCGCGGTCCCGGTTTTCAAGGCCGTGACGCACCTTGCCCCCTTCATGGGCATCCTGTTCGGGCTGGGGATCCTCTGGCTGGTCGGCGAGATCGTTCACCGCCACAAGGACGAGGATGCGCGTCGCCCCCTCACCCTCGCCCATGCGCTGACCCGCATCGACATGAGTTCCATCGTGTTCTTCGTCGGCATCCTCATGGCCGTCGCGTGCCTGGAGCACGCCCGCGTCCTCGAGGTGTTGGCCAAATGGCTCGATGCCACGGTCGGTCGTCTCGACATCATCGTCATCCTGCTCGGCCTCTTGAGCGCCATCATCGACAACGTGCCGCTCGTCGCGGCAACGATGGGCATGTACAATCTGACGCAATATCCGCCGGACAGCTTCATCTGGGAGTTCATCGCCTATTGCGCCGGCACTGGCGGCTCGATCCTGATCATCGGCTCGGCCGCGGGCGTTGCCGCCATGGGACTCGAGAAGATCGAGTTCTTCTGGTACGCCCGCCGCATCGCAGGTCCCGCGCTCGTGGGATATCTGGCGGGAGCGGTGGTATACATCGTACAGTATGCGGCGCTGCATTGA
- a CDS encoding helix-turn-helix domain-containing protein: MSDSTQTSRRAIYWREGEDLQSCGLDVEIAPQNRFVTVTAPMLTIAFRAGANLDLRTRIPDNVPRDGGGSELGGPIKPREWSEQMVQASTFGQRVRQQLHLRDAPPSLITRSLRGIELAVTETQVDNPVPGRSGSVADEAYFVSLKLHDYPDCELWDNGKCVGKADVKAGTTYLYDLRSDPGFIIDKPFHSLHFYLPRSALDRIAKESGTPPVGDLACQFGVGHDDKVMRHIGALLLQGLSRPAEANQLFIDHMMLAFTAHIAQAYGGMQSTNGPARGGLPPWQMKRACEKLDADLGGTLSLQQIAAEFGLSVGHFSRAFRISAGLPPHQWLLRQRVEAAKRLMTTVRDLPLSEIAISAGFANQSHFTKVFSAQVGESPAAWRRERLGGSEDQM, from the coding sequence TTGTCTGATTCTACTCAAACGTCGCGGCGCGCCATTTATTGGAGGGAAGGCGAAGATCTGCAATCATGTGGGTTGGATGTTGAAATCGCTCCACAAAATCGCTTTGTGACAGTCACGGCTCCGATGCTCACAATCGCGTTTCGCGCCGGCGCCAATCTAGACCTCCGCACTCGGATACCGGATAATGTGCCGCGAGATGGTGGCGGCAGCGAGTTGGGCGGCCCGATAAAACCCCGCGAATGGTCCGAACAAATGGTACAGGCGAGCACCTTCGGGCAGAGGGTCAGGCAGCAGTTGCATCTGAGGGATGCACCCCCCTCTCTGATCACGCGTTCACTGCGCGGCATCGAACTCGCGGTCACCGAAACCCAGGTTGATAATCCGGTACCGGGTCGTTCCGGCTCCGTGGCCGATGAGGCCTATTTCGTCAGCCTGAAGCTTCACGATTACCCAGACTGCGAGCTCTGGGATAACGGCAAGTGCGTCGGGAAGGCGGATGTCAAAGCGGGTACGACATATCTGTATGATCTCAGGAGCGATCCGGGTTTCATCATCGACAAGCCGTTTCATTCTCTCCACTTCTATCTGCCGCGTTCGGCGCTCGACCGCATCGCCAAGGAATCCGGGACGCCGCCTGTTGGCGACCTCGCCTGCCAGTTCGGCGTCGGACATGATGACAAGGTCATGCGTCATATCGGAGCGTTGCTGCTGCAAGGGCTCAGTCGACCGGCCGAAGCCAACCAGCTTTTCATCGATCACATGATGCTGGCGTTCACCGCGCATATTGCCCAGGCCTATGGCGGGATGCAGAGCACAAACGGGCCGGCTCGCGGCGGTCTGCCCCCGTGGCAGATGAAGCGTGCCTGCGAAAAGCTCGACGCCGACCTCGGCGGGACGCTTTCACTGCAACAGATCGCGGCCGAGTTTGGCCTTTCGGTCGGTCATTTTTCGCGCGCGTTTCGCATCTCGGCCGGCCTGCCGCCGCACCAATGGCTGCTGCGCCAGCGCGTGGAGGCGGCCAAACGGTTGATGACCACCGTGCGGGACCTGCCGTTGTCGGAGATTGCGATATCGGCCGGATTTGCCAATCAAAGCCACTTTACGAAGGTGTTTTCGGCGCAAGTCGGCGAAAGCCCGGCGGCGTGGCGCCGCGAGAGACTTGGTGGCTCCGAAGATCAAATGTGA
- a CDS encoding Mrp/NBP35 family ATP-binding protein, whose amino-acid sequence MSVTQQQVLDILTRIKSPRGVALTNANVLSAISASDGKVFFSINVDAAEARAWESIRAEAEAAVRTIPGVTTVMVALTAERKPGSAPPPPPQPSRGAPGVQPVHAHKPPPQGGAQSPMARQSEIPGVAAVIAVASGKGGVGKSTTALNLALGLRDLGLKVGLLDADIYGPSVPRLTGLHDKPELNDERKMIPLRRFGLAIMSIGFLVEEETAMIWRGPMVMSAVTQMLRDVEWGKLDVLVVDMPPGTGDAQLTLAQNVPLKGAVIVSTPQDLSLIDARRGLAMFKKVNVPVLGIVENMSYFQCPHCGTKSDIFGHGGARHEAEKLEVPFLGEIPLHMAIRASSDAGNPVVDSEPDGPHAAIYRAIAGQVRDQIKGVIAAA is encoded by the coding sequence TTGAGCGTGACGCAGCAACAGGTTCTCGACATCCTGACCAGGATCAAGTCGCCGCGCGGGGTCGCGCTCACCAATGCCAATGTGCTGAGCGCCATCAGCGCGTCCGACGGCAAGGTGTTCTTCTCGATCAATGTCGACGCCGCCGAGGCCAGGGCCTGGGAATCCATCCGGGCCGAGGCCGAGGCCGCCGTGCGCACCATTCCCGGCGTCACCACCGTCATGGTGGCGCTGACCGCCGAGCGCAAGCCGGGCTCCGCACCTCCACCGCCTCCGCAACCCAGCCGCGGCGCGCCGGGTGTGCAGCCGGTCCATGCCCACAAGCCGCCACCGCAGGGCGGCGCCCAATCGCCCATGGCGCGGCAGTCGGAGATCCCCGGCGTTGCCGCGGTGATCGCAGTCGCCTCCGGCAAGGGCGGCGTCGGCAAGTCGACCACCGCGCTGAACCTGGCGCTGGGTCTGCGGGACCTCGGCCTGAAGGTCGGGTTGCTCGATGCCGACATCTACGGCCCCTCGGTGCCGCGGTTGACCGGCCTGCACGACAAGCCGGAGCTGAACGACGAGCGCAAAATGATTCCGCTCCGGCGCTTCGGCCTTGCCATCATGTCGATCGGCTTTTTGGTGGAGGAGGAGACCGCGATGATCTGGCGCGGTCCGATGGTGATGTCGGCGGTGACGCAGATGCTGCGCGATGTCGAATGGGGCAAGCTCGACGTTCTCGTCGTCGACATGCCGCCGGGCACCGGCGATGCCCAGCTCACTCTGGCGCAGAACGTGCCGCTGAAGGGTGCCGTGATCGTCTCGACCCCACAGGACCTGTCCCTGATCGATGCGCGGCGGGGACTTGCCATGTTCAAGAAGGTCAACGTGCCGGTGCTCGGCATCGTCGAGAACATGAGCTACTTCCAGTGCCCGCATTGCGGCACCAAGTCGGACATTTTCGGCCATGGCGGGGCGCGGCACGAGGCCGAGAAGCTCGAGGTACCGTTCCTCGGCGAGATCCCGCTGCACATGGCGATTCGCGCCAGCTCGGATGCCGGCAATCCCGTCGTCGATAGCGAGCCGGACGGTCCCCATGCGGCGATCTACCGCGCCATTGCAGGGCAGGTCCGGGACCAGATCAAGGGTGTCATCGCGGC
- a CDS encoding DUF1289 domain-containing protein translates to MSKETPCVAVCMIDPRTKLCFGCGRTLPEIARWHAMESADRLAVMALLPTRMTEAGLVPIVGSPKRT, encoded by the coding sequence ATGAGCAAAGAAACGCCGTGCGTCGCGGTCTGCATGATCGATCCCAGGACCAAACTATGCTTCGGCTGCGGCCGAACCTTGCCCGAGATCGCGCGCTGGCACGCCATGGAAAGCGCGGACCGGCTCGCGGTCATGGCCCTGCTGCCGACACGCATGACGGAAGCTGGACTTGTGCCGATCGTGGGATCTCCGAAACGCACCTGA
- a CDS encoding VOC family protein, which produces MGGVSVGVLDHFNIRTRNLAETVRFYEDVLGLEKGARPNFAFPGAWMYSEGKPVVHLVDISATAEPQKPDSGVVHHVAFVSRGFDGMKQRLTSKGMKFDSRQVPGGDLWQIFVHDPNGVMIELNYEAAREQGAAPAEMADDIGRQ; this is translated from the coding sequence ATGGGCGGCGTGAGCGTTGGCGTCCTCGATCATTTCAACATCCGGACCCGTAATCTGGCCGAGACCGTCCGCTTCTACGAGGATGTGCTGGGCCTGGAAAAAGGCGCCCGGCCGAACTTCGCCTTTCCCGGCGCTTGGATGTACAGCGAGGGTAAACCGGTGGTGCATCTCGTCGATATTTCTGCGACGGCTGAGCCACAAAAGCCTGACTCCGGCGTTGTCCACCACGTCGCCTTCGTCAGCCGCGGCTTTGACGGCATGAAGCAGCGGCTGACATCCAAGGGGATGAAGTTCGACTCCCGCCAGGTGCCCGGCGGCGACCTCTGGCAGATCTTCGTTCACGACCCCAACGGGGTCATGATCGAGCTGAACTACGAGGCTGCCAGGGAGCAGGGGGCCGCGCCTGCCGAGATGGCTGACGATATCGGCAGGCAGTAG